From Amycolatopsis sp. cg9, one genomic window encodes:
- a CDS encoding DUF4192 domain-containing protein, producing the protein MPLALASTSLAVASIPALIGFIPDDSLVLITTLTNDDGTATTGPLTRIDLSQLTAHGEDCVRQFNRQCADLPVLCVTGILVRTLDEDASSGEPLPMRPDVDTVVELLTEHGFTDVDLVHIPAITEGTRWRSYLDTDRTGVLPDPGTTPAAVAAVATGHTIAGSRDHLATRFTPAPGPLRARLQSRISDAVESAAIDVRWHLAAHVRLDRADAAILAAAHGELPTDDAAIVDLAATFATLPFRDALLAVLDYATRLAAESLVLHLWRHSCDPVATRLATVVAMHAYLRGDGAGARIALENADLEQPLALLLSRMLDHAVPPSKVHHVFQNASADARRTLLGKPAVDPA; encoded by the coding sequence ATGCCGCTCGCCCTCGCCAGCACCAGCCTCGCCGTCGCCAGCATCCCAGCACTGATCGGCTTCATTCCCGACGACTCCCTGGTACTGATCACCACACTCACCAACGACGACGGCACGGCTACTACCGGCCCGCTCACTCGAATCGACCTCAGCCAACTCACCGCCCACGGCGAAGACTGCGTGCGGCAGTTCAACCGGCAATGCGCCGACCTGCCCGTCCTCTGCGTCACCGGCATCCTCGTCCGCACCCTCGACGAGGACGCCAGCAGCGGCGAACCGCTACCGATGCGCCCGGACGTCGACACCGTCGTCGAGCTGCTGACCGAACACGGATTCACCGACGTCGACCTCGTGCACATACCGGCTATCACCGAGGGCACACGCTGGCGCTCCTACCTCGACACCGACCGCACCGGCGTCCTGCCCGACCCCGGGACCACACCGGCCGCGGTCGCCGCCGTCGCCACCGGACACACCATCGCCGGCAGCCGCGACCACCTCGCCACCCGCTTCACCCCCGCGCCCGGGCCCCTCCGCGCGCGTCTGCAGTCCCGCATCTCCGACGCCGTCGAATCCGCCGCCATCGACGTACGCTGGCACCTCGCCGCGCACGTCCGCCTGGACCGCGCCGACGCCGCGATCCTCGCCGCCGCCCACGGCGAGTTGCCCACCGACGATGCCGCCATCGTCGATCTCGCCGCGACCTTCGCCACGCTGCCGTTCCGCGACGCCCTGCTCGCCGTCCTCGACTACGCGACGCGACTGGCCGCCGAGAGCCTGGTCCTGCACCTGTGGCGCCACAGTTGCGATCCGGTTGCCACCAGGCTCGCTACCGTCGTCGCGATGCACGCCTACCTGCGCGGTGACGGAGCGGGCGCGCGGATCGCGCTGGAGAACGCCGACCTCGAGCAGCCGCTGGCGCTCCTGCTCTCGAGGATGCTCGACCACGCCGTCCCGCCGTCGAAGGTCCACCACGTGTTCCAGAACGCCAGCGCCGACGCTCGCCGCACGCTGCTCGGCAAACCCGCTGTCGACCCCGCATGA
- a CDS encoding single-stranded DNA-binding protein, which produces MAGDTIITICGNLTSDPELRFTQAGTPVANFTVASTPSSFNRATGEWDDGEALFLRCTIWKQAAENVAESLTRGARVIVQGRLKQRSFQTQEGEKRTVVELDVNEIGPSLRYATAQVTKNAKNGSAKVNPDLVTSTSTGATPAGDPWTADAERELVGANAGGGFSDEPPF; this is translated from the coding sequence ATGGCCGGCGACACCATCATCACCATCTGCGGCAACCTCACCTCCGACCCCGAACTGCGCTTCACCCAGGCCGGCACGCCGGTCGCGAACTTCACCGTCGCCTCCACCCCGAGCAGCTTCAACCGCGCCACCGGCGAATGGGACGACGGCGAGGCGCTGTTCCTGCGCTGCACCATCTGGAAGCAGGCCGCCGAGAACGTCGCCGAGTCCCTGACCCGCGGCGCCCGCGTCATCGTCCAGGGCCGCCTCAAGCAGCGCTCGTTCCAGACCCAGGAAGGCGAGAAGCGCACCGTCGTCGAGCTGGACGTCAACGAGATCGGCCCGTCGCTGCGCTACGCCACCGCGCAGGTCACCAAGAACGCGAAGAACGGGTCGGCGAAGGTCAACCCGGACCTGGTGACCAGCACGTCTACCGGCGCGACCCCGGCCGGTGACCCGTGGACCGCGGACGCCGAGCGGGAGTTGGTCGGCGCGAACGCGGGCGGCGGGTTCAGCGACGAGCCGCCGTTCTGA
- a CDS encoding DUF6283 family protein codes for MPDSTDDATSTSTEILAVHDGGDGWGVITTTAPAGDYQSSPCARCPWLRDSPVGAFPPEVFRHSARTTYDLATHKFGCHASTREQPKTCAGFLLRGAAHNLSVRVHGPDATAVSSDRPLYDNYREMAIANGVHPDDPALQQCRDSRAYHDDAPAPAGTAPQPLVPLALVRATRIIRDYIVASVGADHGDEMTSQAQLLASRLAAHGLLATVDTTSRTATSAPAGVIRAFIVESVGEDSGDDMTEQADQLCQQLAAAGLLAYGTYVPVTFTP; via the coding sequence GTGCCTGACTCAACCGACGACGCCACCTCGACCAGTACCGAAATCCTCGCTGTCCACGACGGCGGAGACGGTTGGGGCGTCATCACCACCACAGCACCTGCCGGCGACTACCAGTCCAGCCCTTGCGCTCGCTGCCCGTGGCTGCGCGACTCGCCCGTCGGCGCGTTCCCACCCGAAGTCTTCCGCCACTCAGCTCGCACGACCTACGACCTGGCCACCCACAAGTTCGGCTGCCATGCCAGCACTCGCGAGCAGCCCAAGACCTGCGCCGGGTTCTTGCTGCGCGGCGCTGCCCACAACCTCTCGGTCCGCGTCCACGGCCCCGATGCCACCGCCGTCAGCAGCGACCGACCGCTGTACGACAACTACCGTGAGATGGCCATCGCCAACGGTGTCCACCCCGACGACCCCGCGCTCCAGCAGTGCCGCGACAGTCGCGCCTACCATGACGACGCCCCCGCCCCTGCCGGCACTGCACCTCAGCCGCTGGTGCCGCTCGCCCTCGTCCGCGCCACCCGCATCATCCGTGACTACATCGTCGCCAGCGTCGGTGCCGACCACGGCGACGAGATGACCAGTCAAGCGCAGCTGCTCGCCAGCCGGCTTGCCGCCCACGGCCTCCTCGCCACCGTCGACACCACGTCCCGCACCGCGACCTCGGCGCCGGCAGGAGTGATCCGCGCGTTCATCGTCGAGTCGGTCGGCGAGGACAGCGGCGACGACATGACCGAACAAGCCGACCAGCTGTGTCAGCAGCTCGCGGCGGCC